A genomic window from Trueperella bialowiezensis includes:
- the rsgA gene encoding ribosome small subunit-dependent GTPase A: MRRDIGTDDPRVRVRPGKRSRPRTKIRPDYSNARRGRVFRVDRGRYHVTMLDDGTKVTAVKAKELPRGAIVVGDVVAMTGDLSGRKDTLARITEVDERRTALRRSAEETEAAGTERVIVANADQLVIVTAIAQPEPRPGMIDRLLVAAYDAGMTPILLLTKEDLGDPSTLQDLYAPLDLDIYTSAIDEVAGTAEITEIAQALEGHVSVLVGHSGVGKSTLINELVPAADRATGDVNEVTGRGRHTSTSAMAFPLAEGGVVIDTPGVRTFGLAHVEPEDLLRGFPDLQEIADDCPRGCEHADASIDCAFDDALAQASDGRLRARVDSFRRLLASRTAMEPDWA; encoded by the coding sequence ATGAGGCGTGACATCGGCACCGACGATCCGCGGGTGCGCGTGCGGCCGGGCAAACGCTCGCGCCCCCGCACGAAAATCCGGCCCGATTATTCGAACGCCCGCCGCGGACGCGTCTTCCGTGTTGATCGTGGTCGCTATCACGTCACAATGCTCGACGACGGCACGAAGGTGACGGCCGTGAAGGCGAAAGAGTTGCCGCGCGGGGCGATCGTCGTCGGCGATGTGGTGGCGATGACGGGCGATCTGTCTGGCAGAAAGGACACGCTAGCGCGGATTACCGAAGTTGACGAGCGGCGTACTGCCCTGCGGCGCTCGGCGGAAGAAACCGAGGCTGCCGGAACGGAACGGGTGATCGTGGCGAACGCTGACCAGCTCGTCATCGTCACGGCGATCGCGCAGCCAGAACCGCGGCCGGGCATGATCGACCGGCTCTTGGTGGCTGCCTACGACGCCGGCATGACCCCGATCCTGCTACTGACCAAAGAAGACCTCGGCGATCCGAGCACTTTGCAAGACCTCTACGCCCCGCTCGATCTGGACATCTATACCTCGGCGATTGATGAGGTGGCTGGCACGGCGGAGATCACCGAGATCGCGCAGGCGCTCGAAGGTCACGTGTCCGTGCTCGTCGGCCATTCCGGGGTGGGCAAATCCACCCTGATCAACGAACTCGTGCCCGCTGCTGACCGGGCAACCGGAGATGTCAACGAAGTCACCGGCCGCGGGCGGCACACCTCGACCTCCGCAATGGCCTTCCCGCTTGCCGAAGGCGGCGTGGTTATCGATACTCCGGGCGTGCGCACGTTTGGCCTCGCCCACGTGGAGCCCGAAGATCTCCTCCGCGGCTTCCCTGACCTGCAAGAGATCGCAGATGACTGCCCGCGCGGCTGCGAACACGCGGACGCCTCGATCGACTGCGCGTTCGACGACGCACTCGCCCAGGCGAGCGACGGCCGGTTACGCGCACGCGTCGACTCGTTTCGTAGGCTACTCGCCTCCCGCACGGCGATGGAACCGGACTGGGCGTAA
- a CDS encoding DoxX family protein, with the protein MITALARPLLAAPFIASGLDAVMNPEEHREAANRAFDAVGMPLPSKTSIDLVTRATGVAFTVAGLCLARGKMPRTSALALGAMYAPISLARNPFWTQEGRERRDSISALISAAGLIGGAFIASQDRGGKPSLGWRAQQIAKNASEAVSERVHTGERR; encoded by the coding sequence ATGATTACTGCCCTCGCTCGCCCTTTGCTGGCCGCACCGTTCATCGCCTCCGGGCTTGACGCCGTCATGAATCCTGAAGAGCACCGCGAAGCGGCCAACCGAGCGTTCGACGCCGTGGGCATGCCGCTACCAAGTAAGACCTCAATCGACCTCGTCACCCGTGCCACCGGCGTGGCGTTCACTGTTGCAGGGCTGTGCCTTGCGCGCGGGAAAATGCCGCGCACATCCGCTCTGGCACTCGGGGCAATGTACGCTCCGATTTCGCTGGCTCGCAATCCGTTTTGGACTCAAGAAGGGCGCGAACGGCGGGATTCGATTTCCGCGCTCATTTCGGCTGCCGGGCTGATCGGCGGAGCGTTCATCGCGTCCCAAGATCGTGGTGGTAAGCCGTCGCTTGGTTGGCGCGCCCAGCAGATCGCAAAGAACGCGTCCGAAGCGGTATCCGAGCGAGTTCACACAGGTGAGCGGCGGTGA
- the hisN gene encoding histidinol-phosphatase codes for MNIPRYSDDLQVALGIADRVDVFTMQRFRAADLTVETKPDMSPVSDADRGAERLIRDMLGQFRSRDAILGEEEGETGVSGRRWIIDPIDGTKNFVRGVPVWATLIALEEKGEIVLGIVSAPALKQRWYAAKGLGAYNGRSATSARRLSVSNVHKIEDASFSYSSLGGWSQRNQLRGFMRLAQSCWRTRAYGDFWSYMLVAEGAVDVAAEPELELYDMAALVPIVTEAGGRFTSLDGTDGPWGGNAIASNGRLHSAALEILDSVRDDDA; via the coding sequence ATGAACATTCCACGCTACTCTGATGATCTGCAAGTCGCGCTCGGGATCGCCGACCGCGTTGACGTCTTCACGATGCAGCGCTTCCGCGCAGCCGATCTCACCGTTGAAACAAAACCAGACATGAGCCCCGTATCGGACGCCGATCGCGGCGCTGAACGGCTCATTCGTGACATGCTCGGCCAGTTCCGCTCACGCGATGCGATCCTCGGGGAAGAGGAAGGCGAAACTGGCGTGTCCGGGCGGCGGTGGATCATCGACCCGATTGACGGCACGAAGAACTTTGTGCGTGGCGTGCCCGTGTGGGCCACGCTGATCGCGTTGGAGGAAAAGGGCGAGATCGTGCTTGGTATCGTCTCCGCGCCCGCACTTAAACAGCGCTGGTATGCGGCCAAGGGACTGGGCGCCTATAACGGCAGGTCGGCCACGAGTGCGCGCCGCCTCAGCGTGTCGAACGTTCACAAGATTGAAGACGCCTCGTTTTCCTATTCCTCGCTGGGCGGATGGAGCCAGCGCAATCAGCTGCGCGGTTTCATGCGCTTGGCACAAAGCTGCTGGCGTACACGCGCCTACGGTGATTTCTGGTCGTACATGCTCGTAGCAGAGGGTGCCGTTGACGTGGCGGCCGAACCGGAGCTGGAACTGTACGACATGGCCGCACTCGTTCCGATCGTTACGGAGGCCGGCGGTAGGTTCACGTCGCTCGATGGCACGGACGGCCCGTGGGGTGGCAACGCGATTGCGTCCAACGGGCGCCTGCACAGCGCGGCGCTCGAGATTCTTGACTCTGTTCGCGACGACGACGCATGA
- a CDS encoding exonuclease SbcCD subunit D produces MRFLHTSDWHLGRRLHGADLTPAFEAWTDHVVELVATQDIDALLISGDVYDRGIPPVDMVELLSDTLARACEHTRVIIISGNHDSPQRLGFGANLMRPGLHFYTDSRRAHIPVVIPDSEGNPGAYVYPIPYLDPDAERARLADDPAEPLERSHTAVVGKVLDNIRTDLAARTNGGGQKRPYGIVMAHAFVVGAEESDSERDITVGGAGQIPASLFDIPGIDYVALGHLHGPQRVGGPNRADGQPLIRYSGSPIAFSFSEQNHRKSSVIVDTQAKDPIELIPAPVYRKLATITGTLEELLSDKFADYRDHFLRVIVTDPDRPADLFAKLTRHFPHVLEHQHLTDSTAVSLAELEAIRSEPLAVLREFFETSGGRKLTEVELSLIADTWDAVRQAHAVS; encoded by the coding sequence ATGAGATTCCTTCACACCTCGGATTGGCACCTGGGCAGGCGACTGCACGGGGCCGATCTGACGCCCGCGTTTGAAGCGTGGACTGATCACGTGGTGGAACTTGTAGCCACGCAGGACATCGACGCGCTGCTTATTTCTGGCGACGTGTATGACCGCGGCATTCCGCCGGTTGACATGGTGGAGCTGCTATCCGACACGCTCGCGAGGGCCTGTGAGCACACGCGCGTCATTATTATTTCCGGCAATCACGATTCGCCGCAGCGCTTGGGATTTGGTGCCAATCTCATGCGCCCGGGCCTGCACTTTTATACTGATTCCCGCCGAGCACACATTCCGGTGGTGATCCCGGATTCAGAAGGCAATCCGGGTGCCTACGTCTATCCCATCCCCTATTTGGATCCCGACGCCGAACGCGCCCGGCTTGCCGACGATCCGGCCGAACCGCTCGAGCGCAGCCACACCGCGGTGGTGGGTAAAGTGCTCGACAACATTCGCACGGATCTGGCTGCGCGGACTAATGGCGGCGGCCAGAAGCGCCCCTATGGCATCGTCATGGCGCACGCCTTCGTGGTTGGCGCGGAAGAATCCGATTCTGAACGTGACATCACGGTGGGCGGTGCGGGGCAGATACCGGCGTCGCTGTTTGACATACCGGGTATCGACTATGTTGCGCTTGGTCACCTGCATGGCCCGCAGCGCGTGGGCGGCCCGAACCGTGCAGATGGCCAGCCGCTCATCCGCTATTCGGGCTCGCCGATTGCGTTTTCATTTTCGGAGCAGAACCATCGCAAGTCGTCGGTGATTGTGGATACTCAGGCCAAGGATCCTATCGAATTGATTCCAGCTCCTGTGTACCGCAAGCTGGCCACGATCACCGGCACGCTCGAGGAGCTCCTGTCCGATAAGTTCGCCGACTACCGCGATCATTTCTTACGCGTGATCGTCACCGATCCGGACCGGCCAGCCGACCTGTTTGCGAAACTCACGCGGCATTTTCCGCACGTGCTCGAACATCAGCATTTGACCGATTCGACCGCCGTCTCGCTGGCAGAGCTCGAAGCGATCCGTAGCGAACCGCTTGCCGTGCTACGCGAATTTTTTGAAACATCGGGCGGGCGCAAGCTCACCGAGGTCGAACTTTCCCTGATCGCGGACACGTGGGATGCAGTAAGGCAGGCTCATGCAGTTTCGTAG
- the aroA gene encoding 3-phosphoshikimate 1-carboxyvinyltransferase, with translation MTWAAPHCETVTATVELPGSKSLTNRYLVLAALGDKPTTIHHPLVARDTELMAGALEALGAAIERSDDDTVWTVHPGAFRGGRVDCGLAGTVMRFIPPLAAFASEPVTFDGDPAARVRPMSAIVGALRDLGVQVDAASYDGAPVLPITVRGTGEVSGGQLEIDASASSQFVSALLLAAPRMTRGLDLRHVGGTLPSQPHIDMTVTVLREAGIDVVAEPTRWIVTPGIPRLPDVTIEPDLSNAGAFLAAAMVTGGSVSVPRWPEHTTQPGDAYRQIFADMGGHVSLDDGVLSVTGPQQLVPYDADMNDVGELVPTVAAVAAFAPGTSRLRNIGQLRGHETNRLAAIVTELGKVGVPAREEGDDLVITGTPTRAAVIESYDDHRMATFGAILGLRIPGIRVTNIDTTAKTLPGFANMWTAAFGEACDHEA, from the coding sequence GTGACGTGGGCTGCTCCGCACTGTGAGACCGTTACCGCAACCGTTGAACTTCCCGGTTCCAAATCACTAACTAACAGATACTTGGTGCTCGCCGCGCTCGGCGATAAGCCGACGACCATCCATCATCCGCTCGTGGCGCGCGACACCGAGCTCATGGCAGGCGCACTCGAGGCACTCGGTGCCGCGATAGAACGCTCCGACGACGACACGGTATGGACCGTGCATCCCGGCGCGTTTCGCGGCGGCCGTGTTGACTGCGGGCTGGCTGGCACAGTCATGCGTTTCATCCCGCCGCTTGCTGCCTTTGCCAGCGAGCCGGTGACGTTCGACGGCGACCCTGCGGCCCGCGTGCGTCCGATGAGCGCAATTGTGGGCGCGTTGCGCGATCTTGGTGTGCAGGTGGATGCGGCGAGCTACGACGGCGCGCCAGTCCTTCCGATCACGGTCCGCGGCACCGGCGAGGTCAGTGGCGGGCAGCTCGAGATTGACGCTTCGGCGTCGTCCCAATTTGTGTCGGCGCTCCTGCTGGCCGCACCACGCATGACTCGCGGTCTCGACCTGCGCCACGTGGGCGGCACGCTACCGTCCCAGCCGCACATCGACATGACCGTCACAGTGTTACGCGAAGCGGGGATCGACGTCGTCGCCGAACCTACCCGGTGGATCGTCACGCCGGGGATTCCGCGCCTCCCGGACGTCACGATCGAGCCGGACCTATCAAACGCGGGGGCTTTCCTTGCTGCCGCGATGGTCACCGGCGGCAGCGTATCAGTCCCCCGCTGGCCAGAACACACCACGCAACCAGGGGATGCGTACCGGCAGATTTTCGCCGATATGGGCGGGCACGTATCGCTCGACGACGGCGTTCTGAGTGTCACTGGACCGCAACAGCTTGTGCCCTACGATGCCGACATGAACGACGTCGGTGAGCTCGTACCGACCGTGGCCGCAGTCGCCGCGTTCGCACCCGGCACCTCCCGACTACGCAATATCGGCCAGTTGCGCGGGCACGAAACCAACCGTCTGGCTGCCATCGTCACCGAACTGGGCAAGGTCGGAGTGCCAGCTCGCGAAGAAGGCGACGACCTCGTCATTACGGGCACGCCCACCCGGGCCGCCGTCATTGAGTCTTACGACGACCATCGCATGGCCACCTTCGGCGCAATCCTCGGCCTGCGTATCCCGGGGATACGCGTGACCAACATTGACACGACGGCGAAAACCCTGCCCGGGTTTGCGAACATGTGGACGGCCGCCTTTGGGGAAGCTTGCGACCATGAGGCGTGA